The DNA segment GCTTTCGGCTTCCCGCCGCAGGCGCTCGTATTCCTCGATCCACTCGGGAGCCGTGACGACGAGTCCCTTGAGCTCCGGGAAGCGCCGCTCCAGCTCGCGCACGTCCAGGGGATGGCCCGTCGGGAACCCGAAGCTCATCGCCTTGAGGTAGTCGCTCGTGCGGGTGAGAAGCCGGTGGTTGGGAGGGGTTCCGCAGCCCGAAAGGGCGGCCGCCAAAGCCGTCGCCAGGATCGTGGGGCGCATGGACGCTCCTTGCCTCACCAGGATATATCGACCCGCTTCGCGCCGGGGTTGAGGGGATCCGGCGGGCGGGAAAAGGTGCGATTCGCGCATCTTCCGGACCCCCGGGAGGGTAATTTCAATGGGGACGGGCCGCGCCCCGTCTCTTTTTTCCGTCGGAGGCAAGCAGGATGACCGGGGCGACCCTCTCGAAATTCGCGGCGGCGGCGGTGTTTCTTCTCGGGACGGCGCCGGCGCAGGAAAGAAGCCATGTTCCCCCTGCCGGTCGCGTCGAATTCAACCGCGACATCCGTCCGATCCTCTCGGACATGTGTTTCCGGTGCCACGGGCCGGACAAGGGGTCCAATGCTTCGGGCCTCAGGCTGGATACCCGCGAAGGGCTCTTCGGCGAGCGGCCGGGAGGAGGCCGCGCGGTCGTCCCCGGCAAGCCCGCCGAAAGCGAGCTCTGGAAGCGCATCTCTTCGCGCGACCGCGACGTGGTCATGCCCCCGCCGGACGTGCCCAAAAAGCTCTCGCGCGGCCAGATCGCGCTTCTGAAGCGATGGATCGAGGAAGGGGCGCCCTGGGAGGGACACTGGGCGTACCTGCCGCCGCGGCGGCCGCCGGTTCCCAAGGTCCGGGACGCCTCCTCCGTCCGGAACGCCATCGACGCGTTCATCCTGGCGCGCCTCGAGCGGGAAGGACTCGCGCCCTCGCCGGAAGCCGACCGCGTCACGCTCCTCCGCCGGCTGAGCTTCGACCTCGTCGGGCTGCCGCCGGAGATCGAGGAGGTGGACGCCTTCCGGGCGGACCGTTCCGAGGACGCGTACGAGAAGCAGGTGGAGCGGCTTCTGGCGAGTCCTCACTACGGCGAGCGCATGGCGATCTTCTGGCTGGACATCGTCCGCTACGGCAACAGCCGCGGATACCACAGCGACAACCCCCGCCGCGTGGATCCCTACCGGGATTACGTGATCCAGGCCTTCAACGAGAACATGCCGTTCGACCGGTTCACGGTCGAGCAGCTCGCCGGGGATCTGCTTCCGGAGCCGGCGCTGCGCCAGCGGGTGGCGTCCTGCTTCAACAAACTCAATCTGACGACCGAGGAGGGCGGCGCCCAGGCCAAGGAATACGAGCACAAGACCAACGCCGACCGCGTCCGCGCCCTCGGCACCGTGTGGCTCGGGGCCACCCTGGGCTGCGCCGAGTGCCACGACCATAAGTTCGATCCCTTCACCATGAGGGACTTCTACAGCCTGGCCGCCTTCTTCGCGGACATCCGCGAGGCTCCCATCGGGGACCGGGACGAGGGAATTCTCGTGCCTTCCTCCGAGGAGGAGGCCGAACTGCGCCGCCTGGACGAGGAGATCGCCCGGGCGCGCCGGGCGCTCGAAACGGTCACTCCGGAGATCGCCGCCGCCCAGGAGGCTTGGGAGAAATCCGCGGGAGCCGCGGATCCGTGGACGGTGCTGCGCCCCTCTTCTCTGCGCGCGTCCGGCAAGGCGACGCTGACGCTTCGCGAGGACGGGTCCGTGGCCGCCGGCGGCGAGAATCCGGATCGCGATACCTACACCGTGGAGGTGGAGGTGCCGTTCGAAGGAGCGACGGGCCTGCGGCTGGAAGCTCTGGCCGATCCCTCCCTTCCGGCCTCGGGTCCCGGGCGCGCGGACAACGGCAACTTCGTCCTGACGCGCTTCTCGGTCCGGGCGGGAGGCAAGGAGATCCCGCTCCGGGAGGCCTCCGCCACGCACGCCCAGGAGGGTTACCCGGTGGCCGGCGCCCTCGACAAGAAGGCGGGGAGCGGGTGGGCGATCCTTCCGCACGCCGGGCGAAATCACGCGGCGGCGTTCGAATTCAAGGAACCGTTGCCGGCCGGAGTGAAAAAGCTCACCGTGACGCTCGAATACGCCTCTCCGTTCGCCCGGCACGCGATCGGGCGTTTCCGGCTTTCGGCCACGGCGATCCGTCATCCCGCCCGGGCGGGATTGCTTCCGGATGCGGTGAAGGCGGCGCTGGCGGTTCCGGCGGCGGCGCGTACCCCCGAACAGAAGGCGCGGGTCGCGGCCCACTACCGCGCGATCGCCCCCGAGCTGGAGCCGCTTCGCGCGGAGCTGGCGCGGGCGGAGAAGGCCCGCGCGGATTTCGTGAAGAAAATCCCCACGTGTCTCGTGTCCGAGGCCGCGCCTCCGCGCACGGTCCGGATCCGCCCCCGGGGCAACTGGATGGACGATTCCGGCGAGATCGTGCTTCCGGCGACCCCGAAGTTCCTGCCCCCGCTCGGCGTCGAGGGCCGCCGGGCCACGCGGCTGGACCTGGCGCGGTGGCTGGTGGCGCCGGAGAATCCCCTCACGGCCCGGGTGTTCGTCAACCGGCTGTGGCGGCTTTTCTTCGGGATGGGGCTTTCGCGTTCGCTCGACGATCTGGGGGCGCAGAGCGAGTGGCCGGTCCACCCGGAGCTTCTGGACTGGCTGGCGGTGGAGTTCATGGAAAGCGGCTGGGACGTCAAGCACCTGGTGCGGCTCATAGTCACGTCGCGGACGTACCGGCAGACCTCGGTGCCGAGGCCGGAGCTCAAGGAGCGGGATCCGTTCAATCGCCTTCTGGCGCGCCAGTCGCGCTGGCGGCTGGACGCGGAGCTGGTGCGGGACAACGCGCTGGCGGTGAGCGGGCTCCTGGTGCGCCGGATCGGCGGCCCGAGCGTCTTCCCCTATCAGCCCAAGGGGTACTGGGCGTTCCTGAATTTCCCCGCCCGGGAATGGCCGACGTCCACGGGGGCGGATCTCTGGCGCCGGGGGGTGTACACCTGGTGGCAGCGGACGTTCCCGCATCCGAGCCTGGTGGCGTTCGACGCCCCGCAGCGCGAGGAGTGCTGCGCGGAGCGGCCGCGCTCGAACATTCCGCAGCAGGCGCTGGCGCTGCTCAATGATCCGACGTACGTGGAAGCGGCGCGGGCGTTTGCGGAACGGATCCTGCGGCGGGGGGGCTCGGGGGACGAGGATCGCCTGGCCTGGGCGTTCCGGTGCGCGCTTTCGCGCCCGCCCGCGTCCCGGGAGCTCGAAATTATGGCGGGGCTTCTGCGGAAGCATCGGGCCGAGTACGCGGCGGATCCGAAGGCGGCCGAGAGCCTCATCCGCGCCGGCGCGTCGCCCGTCCCGCGGGATCTTCCGGCGCCGGAGCTGGCGGCCTGGACGTCGGTGGCGCGCGCGCTTCTCAACCTGCATGAGACGATTACGAGGAATTAGCTCATGAAGCTCGACGAGCGGACCGCGTTTTCGCGGAGGGCGTTCCTGGGGCGCGCCACGAG comes from the Planctomycetota bacterium genome and includes:
- a CDS encoding PSD1 and planctomycete cytochrome C domain-containing protein gives rise to the protein MTGATLSKFAAAAVFLLGTAPAQERSHVPPAGRVEFNRDIRPILSDMCFRCHGPDKGSNASGLRLDTREGLFGERPGGGRAVVPGKPAESELWKRISSRDRDVVMPPPDVPKKLSRGQIALLKRWIEEGAPWEGHWAYLPPRRPPVPKVRDASSVRNAIDAFILARLEREGLAPSPEADRVTLLRRLSFDLVGLPPEIEEVDAFRADRSEDAYEKQVERLLASPHYGERMAIFWLDIVRYGNSRGYHSDNPRRVDPYRDYVIQAFNENMPFDRFTVEQLAGDLLPEPALRQRVASCFNKLNLTTEEGGAQAKEYEHKTNADRVRALGTVWLGATLGCAECHDHKFDPFTMRDFYSLAAFFADIREAPIGDRDEGILVPSSEEEAELRRLDEEIARARRALETVTPEIAAAQEAWEKSAGAADPWTVLRPSSLRASGKATLTLREDGSVAAGGENPDRDTYTVEVEVPFEGATGLRLEALADPSLPASGPGRADNGNFVLTRFSVRAGGKEIPLREASATHAQEGYPVAGALDKKAGSGWAILPHAGRNHAAAFEFKEPLPAGVKKLTVTLEYASPFARHAIGRFRLSATAIRHPARAGLLPDAVKAALAVPAAARTPEQKARVAAHYRAIAPELEPLRAELARAEKARADFVKKIPTCLVSEAAPPRTVRIRPRGNWMDDSGEIVLPATPKFLPPLGVEGRRATRLDLARWLVAPENPLTARVFVNRLWRLFFGMGLSRSLDDLGAQSEWPVHPELLDWLAVEFMESGWDVKHLVRLIVTSRTYRQTSVPRPELKERDPFNRLLARQSRWRLDAELVRDNALAVSGLLVRRIGGPSVFPYQPKGYWAFLNFPAREWPTSTGADLWRRGVYTWWQRTFPHPSLVAFDAPQREECCAERPRSNIPQQALALLNDPTYVEAARAFAERILRRGGSGDEDRLAWAFRCALSRPPASRELEIMAGLLRKHRAEYAADPKAAESLIRAGASPVPRDLPAPELAAWTSVARALLNLHETITRN